Proteins encoded in a region of the Mercenaria mercenaria strain notata chromosome 1, MADL_Memer_1, whole genome shotgun sequence genome:
- the LOC123528432 gene encoding leucine-rich repeat-containing protein 74B-like isoform X1 — protein sequence MSGQEGPTLEFREDSSTGTATPKDFRYYVMDRGNSELSPVDTQPSFLESVTEEEDNSKTEKRVQIDIMDDSGRKSEMEDRRSVNSMRMPTHMTRARLVRTPANKDDAPEAHVSEESEEQGEPHEPDVLITELKEQPPDLVEGDVDEESDIEPEYQQVTVETVDADEDWDTDLEIEDEIMKEVRNHDPSGRSYYDKVCSRMGLVPVSYIKRHITDNEITMRFHGLGASAAKAIALVLRDNITLEKLNLQGNWIEGDGGLAMARMLEENDYITEMILSDNKLGTLGAQCMCKMLSVNAGLRKLDLSGNNFDDKDAQIFADALENAKYLKELHLSRNMFGSEAGEILGPAISANDILEVLDLSWNRIRGKGAISVAKGIGENVRLKSCDVSWNGFGPEGGAAVADAMISNNSLVELDVSGNRLTADTAMKMARMVASNDNIKVLGIGNNILTTAGAIALATAVNNGDSSELEELDLTDVPIEFEFLRIFEDIKTKKPNFKLTHGPVLSSGNTADDLGKPAVHPYKKKEPVLILDQHIVVNDMRLLDILQKYDPDGAFQVTPEDFVRAVEDLAVPFNKPKLQEAVTRLADTQEGRIYFGEFIKQQQDQIKKQSGGDDVQETQGPTE from the exons ATGAGCGGACAAGAAGGCCCAACACTGGAGTTCCGTGAGGATTCATCTACGGGAACTGCCACACCCAAG GACTTTCGATACTACGTTATGGATCGGGGCAACTCAGAATTGTCTCCg GTGGATACACAACCAAGTTTTCTTGAATCCGTCACTGAAGAAGAAGATAATTCTAAAACTGAAAAACGCGTACAAATCGACATCATGGATGATTCTGGAAGGAAGTCCGAAATGGAAGATCGCAGATCGGTGAATTCAATGCGAATGCCAACACACATGACACGTGCTAGACTTGTGCGAACTCCCGCCAATAAAGACGACGCTCCTGAAGCGCATGTCTCTGAGGAATCGGAAGAACAAGGAGAACCACACGAGCCGGATGTACTCATAACAGAATTGAAGGAACAGCCACCTGATCTGGTAGAAGGTGACGTAGATGAAGAGTCAGATATAGAACCAGAATATCAGCAAGTTACCGTAGAAACAGTAGACGCTGATGAAGACTGGGATACAGACCTTGAAATAGAAG aTGAAATAATGAAAGAGGTTCGAAACCACGATCCGTCTGGCAGGTCCTACTACGACAAGGTGTGCAGCAGGATGGGACTGGTTCCTGTGTCCTATATTAAACGCCATATTACAGACAATGAAATAACTATGCGGTTTCATGGTCTGGGAGCCAGCGCTGCAAAAGCTATTGCTCTTGTATTAAGG gACAATATCACCCTGGAGAAATTGAATCTGCAAGGGAACTGGATAGAAGGCGATGGTGGGTTGGCCATGGCCCGGATGTTAGAGGAAAATGACTACATCACAGAAATG ATATTATCGGACAACAAACTTGGAACATTAGGTGCCCAGTGTATGTGTAAAATGTTGTCAGTTAATGCAGGACTGAGGAAATTAGACCTATCAG GAAATAACTTCGATGACAAAGATGCACAGATATTTGCTGACGCTCTCGAG AATGCCAAATATCTTAAAGAACTCCACTTATCACGGAACATGTTCGGTTCAGAAGCTGGAGAAATATTAGGACCTGCCATAA GTGCCAACGACATTTTAGAAGTACTCGATCTCAGCTGGAATCGTATACGAGGAAAAGGTGCAATATCAGTAGCCAAAGGAATTGGG gaAAATGTGCGATTAAAATCGTGCGATGTCAGCTGGAATGGGTTTGGACCGGAAGGTGGCGCTGCAGTGGCGGACGCAATGATTTCAAATAATTCTTTGGTAGAGCTTGATGTCAGCGGCAACAGACTAACAGCAGATACTGCGATGAAAATGGCCAGAATGGTTGCTTCAAATGATAATATCAAAGTACTTGGG ataGGGAACAATATATTGACAACTGCTGGAGCTATTGCCCTAGCAACGGCCGTCAACAATGGTGATAGCAGTGAGCTGGAAGAGTTAGACCTTACA GATGTTCCAATAGAATTTGAATTCCTACGCATATTTGAAGACATTAAAACGAAGAAGCCAAATTTTAAATTGACTCATGGACCAGTGTTAAGTTCAGGAAATACTGCAGACGATTTAGGGAAACCAGCTGTCCATCCGTACAAAAAGAAGGAACCAGTGTTAATTTTAGATCAGCATATAGTTGTGAATGATATGAGATTACTAGACAttcttcaaaaatatgacccGGATGGAGCGTTTCAAGTAACGCCAGAGGACTTCGTGCGAGCAGTAGAG GATCTGGCAGTGCCATTTAACAAGCCAAAATTACAAGAGGCTGTAACTCGACTAGCAGATACACAAGAAGGGAGAATATACTTTGG tgaatttattaaacaacagCAGGATCAGATAAAGAAACAGTCTGGTGGAGACGATGTTCAGGAGACACAAGGACCAACGGAGTAA
- the LOC123528432 gene encoding leucine-rich repeat-containing protein 74B-like isoform X2, translated as MSGQEGPTLEFREDSSTGTATPKVDTQPSFLESVTEEEDNSKTEKRVQIDIMDDSGRKSEMEDRRSVNSMRMPTHMTRARLVRTPANKDDAPEAHVSEESEEQGEPHEPDVLITELKEQPPDLVEGDVDEESDIEPEYQQVTVETVDADEDWDTDLEIEDEIMKEVRNHDPSGRSYYDKVCSRMGLVPVSYIKRHITDNEITMRFHGLGASAAKAIALVLRDNITLEKLNLQGNWIEGDGGLAMARMLEENDYITEMILSDNKLGTLGAQCMCKMLSVNAGLRKLDLSGNNFDDKDAQIFADALENAKYLKELHLSRNMFGSEAGEILGPAISANDILEVLDLSWNRIRGKGAISVAKGIGENVRLKSCDVSWNGFGPEGGAAVADAMISNNSLVELDVSGNRLTADTAMKMARMVASNDNIKVLGIGNNILTTAGAIALATAVNNGDSSELEELDLTDVPIEFEFLRIFEDIKTKKPNFKLTHGPVLSSGNTADDLGKPAVHPYKKKEPVLILDQHIVVNDMRLLDILQKYDPDGAFQVTPEDFVRAVEDLAVPFNKPKLQEAVTRLADTQEGRIYFGEFIKQQQDQIKKQSGGDDVQETQGPTE; from the exons ATGAGCGGACAAGAAGGCCCAACACTGGAGTTCCGTGAGGATTCATCTACGGGAACTGCCACACCCAAG GTGGATACACAACCAAGTTTTCTTGAATCCGTCACTGAAGAAGAAGATAATTCTAAAACTGAAAAACGCGTACAAATCGACATCATGGATGATTCTGGAAGGAAGTCCGAAATGGAAGATCGCAGATCGGTGAATTCAATGCGAATGCCAACACACATGACACGTGCTAGACTTGTGCGAACTCCCGCCAATAAAGACGACGCTCCTGAAGCGCATGTCTCTGAGGAATCGGAAGAACAAGGAGAACCACACGAGCCGGATGTACTCATAACAGAATTGAAGGAACAGCCACCTGATCTGGTAGAAGGTGACGTAGATGAAGAGTCAGATATAGAACCAGAATATCAGCAAGTTACCGTAGAAACAGTAGACGCTGATGAAGACTGGGATACAGACCTTGAAATAGAAG aTGAAATAATGAAAGAGGTTCGAAACCACGATCCGTCTGGCAGGTCCTACTACGACAAGGTGTGCAGCAGGATGGGACTGGTTCCTGTGTCCTATATTAAACGCCATATTACAGACAATGAAATAACTATGCGGTTTCATGGTCTGGGAGCCAGCGCTGCAAAAGCTATTGCTCTTGTATTAAGG gACAATATCACCCTGGAGAAATTGAATCTGCAAGGGAACTGGATAGAAGGCGATGGTGGGTTGGCCATGGCCCGGATGTTAGAGGAAAATGACTACATCACAGAAATG ATATTATCGGACAACAAACTTGGAACATTAGGTGCCCAGTGTATGTGTAAAATGTTGTCAGTTAATGCAGGACTGAGGAAATTAGACCTATCAG GAAATAACTTCGATGACAAAGATGCACAGATATTTGCTGACGCTCTCGAG AATGCCAAATATCTTAAAGAACTCCACTTATCACGGAACATGTTCGGTTCAGAAGCTGGAGAAATATTAGGACCTGCCATAA GTGCCAACGACATTTTAGAAGTACTCGATCTCAGCTGGAATCGTATACGAGGAAAAGGTGCAATATCAGTAGCCAAAGGAATTGGG gaAAATGTGCGATTAAAATCGTGCGATGTCAGCTGGAATGGGTTTGGACCGGAAGGTGGCGCTGCAGTGGCGGACGCAATGATTTCAAATAATTCTTTGGTAGAGCTTGATGTCAGCGGCAACAGACTAACAGCAGATACTGCGATGAAAATGGCCAGAATGGTTGCTTCAAATGATAATATCAAAGTACTTGGG ataGGGAACAATATATTGACAACTGCTGGAGCTATTGCCCTAGCAACGGCCGTCAACAATGGTGATAGCAGTGAGCTGGAAGAGTTAGACCTTACA GATGTTCCAATAGAATTTGAATTCCTACGCATATTTGAAGACATTAAAACGAAGAAGCCAAATTTTAAATTGACTCATGGACCAGTGTTAAGTTCAGGAAATACTGCAGACGATTTAGGGAAACCAGCTGTCCATCCGTACAAAAAGAAGGAACCAGTGTTAATTTTAGATCAGCATATAGTTGTGAATGATATGAGATTACTAGACAttcttcaaaaatatgacccGGATGGAGCGTTTCAAGTAACGCCAGAGGACTTCGTGCGAGCAGTAGAG GATCTGGCAGTGCCATTTAACAAGCCAAAATTACAAGAGGCTGTAACTCGACTAGCAGATACACAAGAAGGGAGAATATACTTTGG tgaatttattaaacaacagCAGGATCAGATAAAGAAACAGTCTGGTGGAGACGATGTTCAGGAGACACAAGGACCAACGGAGTAA
- the LOC123528432 gene encoding leucine-rich repeat-containing protein 74B-like isoform X3, producing MDDSGRKSEMEDRRSVNSMRMPTHMTRARLVRTPANKDDAPEAHVSEESEEQGEPHEPDVLITELKEQPPDLVEGDVDEESDIEPEYQQVTVETVDADEDWDTDLEIEDEIMKEVRNHDPSGRSYYDKVCSRMGLVPVSYIKRHITDNEITMRFHGLGASAAKAIALVLRDNITLEKLNLQGNWIEGDGGLAMARMLEENDYITEMILSDNKLGTLGAQCMCKMLSVNAGLRKLDLSGNNFDDKDAQIFADALENAKYLKELHLSRNMFGSEAGEILGPAISANDILEVLDLSWNRIRGKGAISVAKGIGENVRLKSCDVSWNGFGPEGGAAVADAMISNNSLVELDVSGNRLTADTAMKMARMVASNDNIKVLGIGNNILTTAGAIALATAVNNGDSSELEELDLTDVPIEFEFLRIFEDIKTKKPNFKLTHGPVLSSGNTADDLGKPAVHPYKKKEPVLILDQHIVVNDMRLLDILQKYDPDGAFQVTPEDFVRAVEDLAVPFNKPKLQEAVTRLADTQEGRIYFGEFIKQQQDQIKKQSGGDDVQETQGPTE from the exons ATGGATGATTCTGGAAGGAAGTCCGAAATGGAAGATCGCAGATCGGTGAATTCAATGCGAATGCCAACACACATGACACGTGCTAGACTTGTGCGAACTCCCGCCAATAAAGACGACGCTCCTGAAGCGCATGTCTCTGAGGAATCGGAAGAACAAGGAGAACCACACGAGCCGGATGTACTCATAACAGAATTGAAGGAACAGCCACCTGATCTGGTAGAAGGTGACGTAGATGAAGAGTCAGATATAGAACCAGAATATCAGCAAGTTACCGTAGAAACAGTAGACGCTGATGAAGACTGGGATACAGACCTTGAAATAGAAG aTGAAATAATGAAAGAGGTTCGAAACCACGATCCGTCTGGCAGGTCCTACTACGACAAGGTGTGCAGCAGGATGGGACTGGTTCCTGTGTCCTATATTAAACGCCATATTACAGACAATGAAATAACTATGCGGTTTCATGGTCTGGGAGCCAGCGCTGCAAAAGCTATTGCTCTTGTATTAAGG gACAATATCACCCTGGAGAAATTGAATCTGCAAGGGAACTGGATAGAAGGCGATGGTGGGTTGGCCATGGCCCGGATGTTAGAGGAAAATGACTACATCACAGAAATG ATATTATCGGACAACAAACTTGGAACATTAGGTGCCCAGTGTATGTGTAAAATGTTGTCAGTTAATGCAGGACTGAGGAAATTAGACCTATCAG GAAATAACTTCGATGACAAAGATGCACAGATATTTGCTGACGCTCTCGAG AATGCCAAATATCTTAAAGAACTCCACTTATCACGGAACATGTTCGGTTCAGAAGCTGGAGAAATATTAGGACCTGCCATAA GTGCCAACGACATTTTAGAAGTACTCGATCTCAGCTGGAATCGTATACGAGGAAAAGGTGCAATATCAGTAGCCAAAGGAATTGGG gaAAATGTGCGATTAAAATCGTGCGATGTCAGCTGGAATGGGTTTGGACCGGAAGGTGGCGCTGCAGTGGCGGACGCAATGATTTCAAATAATTCTTTGGTAGAGCTTGATGTCAGCGGCAACAGACTAACAGCAGATACTGCGATGAAAATGGCCAGAATGGTTGCTTCAAATGATAATATCAAAGTACTTGGG ataGGGAACAATATATTGACAACTGCTGGAGCTATTGCCCTAGCAACGGCCGTCAACAATGGTGATAGCAGTGAGCTGGAAGAGTTAGACCTTACA GATGTTCCAATAGAATTTGAATTCCTACGCATATTTGAAGACATTAAAACGAAGAAGCCAAATTTTAAATTGACTCATGGACCAGTGTTAAGTTCAGGAAATACTGCAGACGATTTAGGGAAACCAGCTGTCCATCCGTACAAAAAGAAGGAACCAGTGTTAATTTTAGATCAGCATATAGTTGTGAATGATATGAGATTACTAGACAttcttcaaaaatatgacccGGATGGAGCGTTTCAAGTAACGCCAGAGGACTTCGTGCGAGCAGTAGAG GATCTGGCAGTGCCATTTAACAAGCCAAAATTACAAGAGGCTGTAACTCGACTAGCAGATACACAAGAAGGGAGAATATACTTTGG tgaatttattaaacaacagCAGGATCAGATAAAGAAACAGTCTGGTGGAGACGATGTTCAGGAGACACAAGGACCAACGGAGTAA